The sequence ACCTCGAGGACCCGCGCTACTACGCCGAGGCCCAGCTCCGGAACCGCATCGACGCCTTCTTCGAGTCACTCGACCACAAGAAGACTGTAGGGCGAGCCGCAGCCGGAGGCGAGGCGAGCGGACATGGAGATCGCCCGAGCGGAGCGAGGGAGCGAGCCGCAGCCGGAGGCGAGGCGAGCGCGGCGGCGCGCTGACTGTCGCTTGTGCGGTACCCTGCCCGCATGAGGCCGGCCCGGATCGTGGTACTCCTCGCGGTGGCCGCTGTCGGGCTCGTGACGGCCGGGATGGCTGGCCGGACCGCCCGGGCCCAGCCGGCGCACGGGAGCCTCGTCGGGCAGCTCCTGGTGGCGGCGCCGGGAATGCGGGACCCCCGCTTCGCCCGCACCGTCATCGTCATCGTGCGGCACGATGCCACCGGGGCCATGGGCGTGACCGTGAACCGGTCCATCGGCCGGACCCCGCTCGCCGAGCTACTCCAGCGGCTCGGCGTGGACCCGGCAGGCGTCAGTGGCAGCATCCGGGTCCACTGGGGCGGCCCCGTCGATCGCGCGCGCGGGTTCGTCCTGCACACGACGGACTACACGGACGAAGGCACGATCGCCGCGGGCCCGCGCTTTGCCCTCACGGCAAGCCTCGAGGTGCTCCGCCGCATCGGCCTGGGCCGGGGCCCGCGGCGGACGCTGTTCGTGCT is a genomic window of Candidatus Rokuibacteriota bacterium containing:
- a CDS encoding YqgE/AlgH family protein, giving the protein MAGRTARAQPAHGSLVGQLLVAAPGMRDPRFARTVIVIVRHDATGAMGVTVNRSIGRTPLAELLQRLGVDPAGVSGSIRVHWGGPVDRARGFVLHTTDYTDEGTIAAGPRFALTASLEVLRRIGLGRGPRRTLFVLGYAGWAPGQLEAERERGDWVVAPPDDEVVFDDNHAGKWERALAQQKIDL